The Dioscorea cayenensis subsp. rotundata cultivar TDr96_F1 chromosome 8, TDr96_F1_v2_PseudoChromosome.rev07_lg8_w22 25.fasta, whole genome shotgun sequence genome segment attcattgtaaagagtaagagtttaaatatggaaagttgcccatcaatacacaatgtttcccagtcatcgtcggcttatttacaatgcctagtcggtgatagtttcattgcaagatctacaatTGTAACCagatccatggcagcggctgcaatgtaactagcggacatcaaacgcttgcgactcgatcctctttcgtctaggccgcccaggctgccttctcgttgcaggcggtcgcaaacaaagctcacgatttccgtctgaaggcctgtcatcgtcgggtattgggaatatagcttccttatacgccagtttgtaattgtcgacggtgaagtagccgctaataaatcgatggacGTTGGTGtatgtctgcattattgcagtcatagcgtgtttgcaagggataccataaacttgccaccttcgacatgaacaagttccgaTGGCGAGATCTACGAGAGTTCTCTGACCGGGTcgatcacttcataacgatcatcgacacaacaaccaacacgaagatttcggctatcctcaacaataatctctaccttcgaatgtatgtctgggcataagtaggtctcccatttgttcgcttgctcacgcccgggttacataacatgcgcatcaacttgaacacggcaaataaggttaaacaaagacgagtgatggttaaataattcagtaaacatgtttaaacattattgtaaatatttaaacgaaaggattaatatttaaaagtcggacaagtgtaattaaacaaagattgagaatgtttaaagggtaacactaaatgttaagtgtaaatcaacattcgcagaccttatggagtcgaccatttttgtcaccggtaaatgacgagcttccttgatccaagcattgaacgactccgcgacatttgaatacatctcaccgcaacgatcacctctgaacagataattcgaccaatgtgccatatccgatttattaatcaaccagtgatgagcttcgggtgatgtggcctgcagttcattcacggtatcattgAAATCTTttgccgtggatgcccacgcaatgcggaagcatatagaccagcactcctccctcaatgtcttcccaagtctgacattggctttcataaaattggcctccaaatgtcgaagacagtatgcatgtggcgaaaaagggaagactctcgcaattgcgttcacaaggcccttggacctgtccgacacgaaggtaattatctcatgataatttccttcctcgtataaagcatcgcctaacttagatatgaaccaagtccaattggcatcggtctcgttgtcgactataccgaaggcgacgtggaaaaaaccattgtttccatctttccctgtggcacccagtagtgtacccagtagtgtacccgatatttttcaaggaggtgggtaccatcgagaaacagcagcggcctacaagccctcttgaatcccataatacatgcactgaaagaaaagaatgcacctttaaaacgatcaccgtctctttccacgatcgcaacgctgccgggaTTTATCTCAggcaccttatccacataccaaagcaaacagtcatagctggagatgtcactacCGTCGAGGActacccgggcatgctcttttcccaaccaagcctgcttatatggtatgtggacaccatgttcccacaacatgtccttctgaatgtcgatggccttgtacaagggtcagtccttgagcttctgaatcactcgtgcgctaacccattttttggacgcttttggatgtgacgccgaacctatgccaccaccgcaagtgtgtgacgggttgattgtcttgattccgaaagtatttttgttatactcttttgatgcatgaaggcgccaacgacaaccatcggcagcgcattccataatcacccgatgtttttcgttctttatgaatttgaagtcaaaattccatttgattgtatgatttcgaagtacatcactgaaatgttcgacaccgtcaaaacgttgtccaatatccaacgacagcacttcagaatgatctaacgaggaaggaagacatcccacaccgtcagggtcaccatggggatgaacgggagcactcgcagactctgaattcctgccaacacttcagtcaaatgaaaatatcaatatgttaagcggagaatataatgtttaagtgataatgacaatatttaaacgttaaattaaatacttaagcagttaCCGAATAACGTAAAtgactagtacaagatgttaaccagtgacggacatatttaaacactaatgaacccAAACAACTagaacaaataaaagagaaggaacatacaacgagtaaaacttgttttcattaggattcgacaatggcacatcttctgtctcgacaacaagatcaactatagcacatttgaagatggagtgcacgtgacacatccgctggaagtcaacatcgttttctattggacaaaccattttatatctatctggtgtgataaacttaaccctgacaagagaaacttcgagaccccatcgctcacatatctcagctaacaccaactcccaataagtctgagccgtgaacattagcattCTTCCCttcccgttgaatctagcaataccacaaaaactctccataatatatcggccgaaaaccaaatcgtacaaaccaaatgaaatgaagaacaaaaataagacgaagaagaagaagaagaagatgtaaacaacaaacagcagtcagataggcaaacaaaaatgtgcatatatatcactgtcgcgatgaagacaaaaaagtgcatagaggttagactagacgtgatgtgattgggtggtatttttccctccatcccaagggcaaaaagggaaatatatgtcactgtcgcgatCAAGACATATTGttatcgctcgacatgagtatctgtttaaaaATCAAGCATGtaatgtttaaacagatacatatagtgtttaaaataacggttacctgtttaaataaagtctatatcatgtaaataatacgtaaaccgtttaaatatagtgatttaactgtttaaaatatatgttattgtttaaattgaatgcttttactgacatcgcgttgaagatgggtacctcctgggtcactgtttaaacatctttatgtattttcttaaacaccgttgtcattgtttaaagagtaaattgagtattgtttaactttttctattgtttacaatgccgttctTTGTTtcccaaattgtttttactaggtctctgtttaaatctcacaagttatcacaaggagACACTCAAATAGGTtagtttgtttaaaatatttaaacgtttacaaGGGAGaatctaattaaatatcataagttcacattcaaataagcttgtttcgttttatttataaaacatttacaacatttacaacgtcttctcggaccttggacactcacgacttgACCCTCGTagaacgaaacaagtgtctgtacattcgaatgctcacggcggttgcataacatgcgcatcaacttgaacctgcacaacgtacaacattaaaaaaggttaaacaaacacattcatgaaaacgtctattaatcaatgtgtcatagTCTAACTTAAGtgaagatcctgatagttaaacacagaaagtaatagttgtacactgacgtaaggttcttaaacggtaacaaaaagtgtcaagtgataaatatcaactccgtcttaaaggatgcttcctgatctccctcctctagagaatcctccgcaatcacgcactaagtgaaaactttcttttcttacccaagtcgaaatgcccgcttaattgcttgcccgtcatccaccgctggagaatcctttgcattcaggcaattatgcgagtatttcgacttgggcaggaaaagatagtttaacttgttgcgtgattatggctgattgattctcaagataaggaggatcacgagacatcctttcagatagagttgatcttcgaTCTTTCGTCTGACTTcagcgaatatcatacacaggAAGCAGATGACgaggaggaagagaaggaggaggaggaggatgatgatgaggacgacgaggagtggttgtccatgggaagggttcttccttgttatttatggtgtgaaatCCACAAGGAGGCtgacgcttcatatccgagaaaaaagttaaatgcacagtggaccgacattgactgatgacaacgaacgggtgttcggatatttatgttaccgtcattaattcttatgcacgggataccataaccttgccacctgccacgtgccacctgctaacaattcagatcaaacgaaaaagatcaccgttttacgcagagactttgagaatttacacgttaatatgaatagttatacatgtaaagataaagttaaacggagatgacaattattaaacatattggtaatatatttaaacagataatagcaaatagttaaacagtatttaaaatatacaaatagataaccataaacgagaagaactttacaatgaaATTAACTCGTTTTCAAAtggagacgacaatggcacatgctctgtctcgacaataaaatcgactacagctcatttgaagatggagtgcacttgaccaatccgatggaaatcgacttcattttctgttggagaaaccgatttatatatttcgggtatgataaacttcacccagactacGACAAATGAGCTGTCATAATAAACACCTACGgaatggtcaaactgatagcaacgaagagattctcaccataTTACGAAACAGGCagaactgaagtcgaacaaatcaaatgaggagaagaacaagatgtaatgcaacttctaggcattgtctatcagaaaccaagcagaaagcccttaaaaaggttgaacatgatgtgatttggcgctttcttttcccaccattttcaagggcaaaaatgggatttcataacatggacccatttgaagtgaacggtagggggtaaaagggaagttaaacactaacggaagggttgtccggagtgtgtaaaagtaggaaggggtttttgggaagttttgaaaattacgatgggtgaacagtaattttcccataaaTTAATCACTAATCTAATTGTTAATGATTTAATATATAAGAGCATATGGAACAAAATTTGGTAatcttataatttaaatttattcataaatactAAACTTTCATTTTAATGAAGCAAgagaatttaaatatatttgtgagGAAaatggaaactcatgttttttttatacaagAAATACATGACAAGAAACTATCcagattatataaaaaaaaattgagattgaatattaaaaaaaaaaagaaaaaaaaaatctttaaaaataaaattgtatttcTTTTCCATGAAGAGCAAACAAGCGCATaaatgattaataataataataataataataataataataataataataataacttgatgaattcaaatataaatataatttcatgCAACACTAACGTATTAATTAATTTcccattaaaaacaagtatacaaatttaatataaagtATCTAAAATGAAAAGCATAGAAACTTAACACTGTTATTGATAACAAACATTACCATCATGCAGAAAGAAAGTAATCCAAATACATAATACtccaaatataatataatataatataatataatatacctCAAACTCTTGTTAAAATTATGTCAACaaccaacaccaccaccaccaccacctccgcCGCCACCATatccaccacctcctcctcctccataaGCACCCCCTATAATAATAGTAGCGGCGGCAGCACTGGAGGCAGCACCAGCCGCAGCACTATGAGACCTTTTTTTGGTTGAAACACCATCAGCACCGCTATGAGATCTTTTATTGGTTGAAACGCCATATGCAcaaacaaagacaacaatagaCATGACCAGCACCGAAACTATAATCATGCAAAACATGATATATAATAGTTCCATCAAATGGAGATATGGACTCTCTGTGAACCAACTCATCAATCAACCTAACCATTTTCTTATATAGCATATAAATGGTATGATAGTGATGAacttacacacacacacgtattatacttataatttaaactcttatataaagtattcttgataatttttttaagttcttgGAAATTTCCTTGAATTTAAACTAGGGGGgtttgtggtaatgattcacATTAACTTTCTCGGGGTTataaaaatacaagattttcttattgtataattaaaaaattggcaTTAATTGTAACTTAATTCATTTAATAGGTTTGTTGGAGGTGAGTggtaaatttcttattttagtaAGTGATTGATGGGATTTAAATCACGATATCTCTGCATTGATTAAGAAATCTAAATTAGATGGAGATTGCGAGGTGAATTGATTGAAGGTTATTTTTTATGGAGAGTGAAATTTAGGCTAGTCCCAAAATGAATTCATTAATTaaagattatattttattgattgagGGCTCTTGGTTAATTGGAGATTACATTGAAAATGATTAGACGCTATTGGCTAATTAAAGGAACACTTTGTTTGagtttttgtttgagtttttgATTGAAGACCATGTTTGGATGTTGCAAATTAATGTGTTTATTGATTACAactatttccaaaaataatgaTCATCATATTATGCTTCTCTATAATTCCATTAACATATGAATTATGCTTAACCAAAAGATATTAATAAATCAtgcttttataataattttttttacatgacaTTTTGAATTATCCaataaagaaacaattaaaaaaataaattaactaaccgtcatatatttaataaattttatgttttacttatacaataaataaatatttaaaaaaaaggtaaactAACTTTCGTTCTAAAAATGTGATCTTAATTTGATGCTATTGAGAACATCAAAATTAATCTATCTCCTTTGTTCATTATAAGCTGCAAATAttcatgttaaatttttaatctaaGGTTTTGTCACACTCCAGACCCAATTGGTGATGTCATAGACCGGCCACACACATATGAGGGGTGAACCTCACCTTATATGGAGGgccacaattttttattttttatttatcacctAACATGATATTAAAAATCCAACCATGTGATGCTGAGATAATATATAAGACTTTTCAAGATGTAGAACCACAAGagattttattgtaaaatattgGTAGACTACGAGTAGGACAATTTGATCCAAAAAGATTGATGTTTTAGATGCCATCAATCTTAGAGTAATCTCAATTTAAATGATACATGTTCAACAAAAGACAATAGTATATTATTGCCGTCACTATAAGATTCCCTCAAGTGATGAATGAACATCAAGGAACTTAAATGAAAAAACCTATAAGGAGTCCTTTCGTGAGTTTGAGAAAATGATTAATGATCTCAGTTACCCGATAAAATGGATGACAATTACCTATTGGATTACtcaaatgaaaatgaagaatatTTAGAAACCCAAAACTTAGAAGAAATTGTGTCTAGTGTCATTGAAAATCTAGTTGAAGATGAAGCATAGGATGATTCAACACCCTTTAGAACCAATCAATAGAAAAGAAGAACTCATAACGGCAACAACtcttcacaatttttttgtgacaattgTAGAACACGACACGGGAGCTTTTgaataatgcaatgagaaaAGGTAGGCATAAAATCCacctaaatttaaatttcaagaaaaaacaaacaacagtAGATTCATACTTTACTAATTTGTTCTAGTtatgtttgtaattttaaaaaattaataatttattattattgatgggACTATAGATTTATATAAAGATTTCctgaaaatttatcattttattaatttattgaaattactaattttataaattggcCTAAGTTGAGACcggaaaaaatattattttagagagaccatattaatttattaagtaTTAATTTATGGAGGCTTAACTGTAATGGTTTAGAATTCTCCTGTATAGAGAATTGAGATTTATGCATATTATTgctttaaattaaaagaaaatcagagtgttttataaatatatcctagtaaaaatccaaaataatcgATAAATCCTCTTTGAGTTTCTCATGTTATAgataacttaaaattttgagatttttttaatatatacgcCTATTTTCATTCacaatatatttacttataaacAACTATATCTTAGAATATTAAAAGCATTATGccaataaatatataacttatatGGTTATAAACACATTGCTAAATGTATAGAGATTGATatcttccatatatatatatatatataggtatgtatgtatgtatgtatatcccTTCACAGAGAGAAAAAGCAACAACTGTGTGCAAAATCATATCCAGAATTAATACAtagaaaatacattttttttaatgttaaaaggTGAGTATTTGGGAACGAAATCTTCATTTATTAACATATGAAGACTTGTtgagaatataattaaaaaaaaaaatctttcttgaAATGAGGAAAACCGAAAGATACTTGCCTaattagatttttgttttttttgttttaattgttctCTATTTGATAGTAATTAACTTTCAAACTCTGAACCATGCAAAGCATGACTTGTTAGGGATGAAATTAAAGGAAGGtggtgaaataaaaaataattgagtgATAGAGTGAGTTAAGGTAGGGTTACTATAACAAGAAATCAAAGTTAGCAGGTTCACATCAACATATCAAATacacatttattttttgttggcCTTATTAATTCCTAATTATCCACTTCTtacttaaaaaacataaaaataaataaataaataaataagtaaaaaataaagaaagatcaGGATAGTTTTGAATATATCACAATCAACTTATTTTttgaatagaaataaataaactataataaCCTACATTAAATGAATCATCATTCATTTGTGAGAAGAACGGCCATTCCATGGTTAACTAATGCATATCAGGTCTCCGCGGCTTCTCCATGAAAACATGGTTAGAAGCAAgatatttattatgtttaaaattGTTGGGGTTCAGCCCATTTGGGCTTAGACTATGTGAGTAAAccctgagagagagagagagagagagagagagagagagagagagcatccTTGCTAGCAGTGACAGAATCAGAAGCAAAATAAAGGgttctcatataaaaaattttttgaaatttttttaatttaaaaaatataattagattagttgaatgacatatttattatagtttagCCGATCCaattgttagaaaaaaaaatacatttataatttttttatgaaagacaaaataaaaaattaaggcccaaacaataattttttataaatagtttctaaaaatatatatttatataaatattttttaaaatatatacatatatatatatatatatatttatatgttatatcctaactaataaaaatcacaGGTTTAACTGAtaaatgtttgaaatttttttttatttttattctatatacactaatttgtaataaacgaaggctaaacaataatttttttgaaaaaaaattatttatattatataaaccaatttataaaatatataaataataattattaattttgttccaaacactattttttttaaaactatcagtattaatttgtaaaaaattaatatttttaaaaaataaaaataatgatccaatgaattattaatatatatatatatatatatgagagagagagagagagagagagagagagagtgagtgagaaGATAGAGGGGATGCTTCTAAGTTCCAACTCGATCCCTCCCTGAGTccctccaatatatatatagtattggTTGGTTGgggccaagggggtgctcaagcacccccttggccCCCGCCATCCGCCCCTGCTTGCTAATAAGGTTCTTAATCCTTTAAGTTGATTTCCCTAAATCCTTCTTGATATCATTGTATCCATCTTCGAATAAGATGATGTATGCATGTCTTGTTGAGTCTCTCCTTCAATACTCATGTTTTTCAACTTATatacctctagttagctagagacTTATTTGTAAACTCCATTAATTGACATAGTGGACACATTGTAaaaggctctaaggagtcccatGGTTTTTATCTCGATTCGAAGGGTTTTCACACTAAAATTGATGTCTTGTATTGTTTGCTTGCATTCTCATCGTCTTTGTAGTTATtagggtaaatttttccagtgagtacctaagtttggccatatatcagtttgagcactaattttcaatttgtatcaaaatgagcaccaagttttaatttcatttctccggCGGGGTAATTGGGAATTTTcagtggatttttggtgatgtggatgACGAAAAGCTTGCGTGGATACCCTAGGTCCACGTCACCGACTCGTCAGCTCAGCTACTTAACCAATGTGGTGTTTTTTTTGTCCACATAGGAGGTACACGTTACCTATTGTACGTCCTAAGTGGATCAAAAAAAGCCACATTGGTTAACTAACTTAGTTGGTGAGTCGGTAACTTGGACCCAGGGCATCCATGCAAGCTTTCCGGcgtccacatcaccaaaaatccacttAAAACCCCCAATTACCATGCcgaagaaatgaaattaaatttcggtgctcattttgatacaaattgaaagttagtgctcaaactgatatatgactaaacttaggtactcactgGAAAAATTTACTCGTAGTTATTACCTACTTCAAAGTCACAAAGAGGGGTTGTAATCACACTCTTAAGAGTTGTATTTGACTTAAGAGAGTCTTGAGCCAGTATAGAGGTTGCATGGATTGTTTAGGATGCATACAAGTTGTCATATGGGCATATGAGAGGCCATATAGACATTCAGAGAGTTTTCACCAGAGCATACGGATGTCATACGGCCGGTATAGAGGTCGTATAGGATTTTCCAAAGATTTTGCACTAAGTCATATGGGCGGCATGCCAACCGTATATATAGAGATCAATGTTTTCAGAACTGGACCGaaccggccggtcggaccggCAGAACCGAGAATCGGCATGCAGTCCGGTCCGGTTCTATAGAACTGGTTGATCGGGAGTCAACTTGTTCAAACCCGGCGAACCACCCGGTTCTAAAAATTTGCTTTAACTTTAATAGTTTCACAACTTTCACGGGCTTCAATTCAGTGAATCACCTACCTCCAACTCCA includes the following:
- the LOC120267225 gene encoding loricrin-like; this encodes MEVREEVVDVVAREMMDVEVAGAGCGGGCSGCCGGGGVGGSVVSVLVMSIVVFVCAYGVSTNKRSHSGADGVSTKKRSHSAAAGAASSAAAATIIIGGAYGGGGGGGYGGGGGGGGGGVGC